In the Salvelinus fontinalis isolate EN_2023a chromosome 34, ASM2944872v1, whole genome shotgun sequence genome, one interval contains:
- the LOC129832792 gene encoding uncharacterized protein LOC129832792 encodes MPQPGSPLHPCPGPLPQAGSPLRPRTGPMPQPGSPVRPRPGPLPQPGSPLRPRTGPMPQPGSPVHTRPCPMPNQGAHSTLAPVPCPTREPTPHSPRSHARPGSPVHTRPCPMPNQGAQSALAPVPCPNQGAQSTLAPVPCPTREPTPHSPRSLAPTREPTPHSPLSHAQPGSPLHTRPCPMPNQGAHSTLAPVPCPTREPTPHSPRSHAQPGSPVRPRPGPMPNQGAHSTLAPVPCPTREPSPPSPRSHAQPGSPLHTRPGPMPNQGAHSTLAPVPCPTREPSPPSPRSHAQPGSPLHTRPGPMPNQGAQSALAPVPCPTREPSPPSPRSHAQLGSPLHTRPGPMPNQGAQSALAPVPCPNQGAHSTLAPVPCPTREPTPHSPRSHAQPGSPVRPRPGPMPNQGAHSTLAPVPCPTREPSPPSPRSHAQPGSPVRPLPDL; translated from the coding sequence ATGCCCCAACCAGGGAGCCCACTCCACCCTTGCCCCGGTCCCTTGCCCCAAGCAGGGAGCCCACTCCGTCCTCGCACCGGTCCCATGCCCCAACCAGGGAGCCCAGTCCGCCCTCGCCCCGGTCCCTTGCCCCAACCAGGGAGCCCACTCCGTCCTCGCACCGGTCCCATGCCCCAACCAGGGAGCCCAGTCCACACTCGCCCCTGTCCCATGCCCAACCAGGGAGCCCACTCCACACTCGCCCCTGTCCCATGCCCAACCAGGGAGCCCACTCCACACTCGCCCCGGTCCCATGCCCGACCAGGGAGCCCAGTCCACACTCGCCCCTGTCCCATGCCCAACCAGGGAGCCCAGTCCGCCCTCGCCCCGGTCCCTTGTCCCAACCAGGGAGCCCAGTCCACACTCGCCCCTGTCCCATGCCCAACCAGGGAGCCCACTCCACACTCGCCCCGGTCCCTTGCCCCAACCAGGGAGCCCACTCCACACTCGCCCCTGTCCCATGCCCAACCAGGGAGCCCACTCCACACTCGCCCCTGTCCCATGCCCAACCAGGGAGCCCACTCCACACTCGCCCCGGTCCCATGCCCGACCAGGGAGCCCACTCCACACTCGCCCCGGTCCCATGCCCAACCAGGGAGCCCAGTCCGCCCTCGCCCCGGTCCCATGCCCAACCAGGGAGCCCACTCCACACTCGCCCCGGTCCCATGCCCAACCAGGGAGCCCAGTCCGCCCTCGCCCCGGTCCCATGCCCAACCAGGGAGCCCACTCCACACTCGCCCCGGTCCCATGCCCAACCAGGGAGCCCACTCCACACTCGCCCCGGTCCCATGCCCAACCAGGGAGCCCAGTCCGCCCTCGCCCCGGTCCCATGCCCAACCAGGGAGCCCACTCCACACTCGCCCCGGTCCCATGCCCAACCAGGGAGCCCAGTCCGCCCTCGCCCCGGTCCCATGCCCAACCAGGGAGCCCAGTCCGCCCTCGCCCCGGTCCCATGCCCAACTAGGGAGCCCACTCCACACTCGCCCCGGTCCCATGCCCAACCAGGGAGCCCAGTCCGCCCTCGCCCCGGTCCCTTGTCCCAACCAGGGAGCCCACTCTACACTCGCCCCGGTCCCATGCCCGACCAGGGAGCCCACTCCACACTCGCCCCGGTCCCATGCCCAACCAGGGAGCCCAGTCCGCCCTCGCCCCGGTCCCATGCCCAACCAGGGAGCCCACTCCACACTCGCCCCAGTCCCATGCCCAACCAGGGAGCCCAGTCCGCCCTCGCCCCGGTCCCATGCCCAACCAGGGAGCCCAGTCCGCCCTCTCCCTGATCTCTGA